In Lytechinus pictus isolate F3 Inbred chromosome 13, Lp3.0, whole genome shotgun sequence, the DNA window tccactgaaacttGTTTAATACATTTAACAGATTTTATCAGGAACGAAATGTCACATGGGCGCATGGTTGGAATGGTTCTCCTAGACTTACAAAAAGCCTTTGACACTGTTGGGACGGATCTGAGTATTTTGGTGAATTTGGTGGAGAAAatattatgtttctttttaaaaacaaagacaaatcAAACACACCAATCAATGGGACTAGGAAAAAACAGGGGGAAAACTAAACAAGCAACAACAAGCACGGCGACTCAAACACCCCAACTTTTTAGCTAAACGTGatcattcaagaaaaataagcaCTTGACAAAATAATTAGTTCGATGACTTCGatttataattaaaatgattCGAATGTTTTCTTTGACAAATTTACAGAGTGTTTACAACTCAAAGAAATGCCTGTATGATATATCAAATATCTGAAGACAGTAAATAAAGTTATGTCGTATATTCAAAGGAATTATAACAGAGCaattaattgtttaataaaataGGATATAAACTCCAAAATAGGCCAAAGCGTTGAGAAGTTGACAGTTCCATCTACTTGGCGAATTGAGTTCGACCTGAACTTGGAATGGTGGAATACGTGGCTAGGCCTGTCGTATACAACGGAGAGTGGAAAAGCAGTCTAGATGGATCCTCGATCGATGTCATGTAGGACAAAAACTCGTCTATGGTGAGGGTCTCAGTGGAACCTgacaattatcaaaataaaacaaacagtgTCCTAATACACTTATCGTCGTCGAACACAGATAAACGACCTCAAAACGTGTAAAGATATAATTTATCATCTCATAATAATGACAGTGAGAATTGTCTATTTAGCAGCAAttctaaacaaaatataaaagtacATCATGTAAAACCAGGCTATATGCCTTTAAGAAATTCGACGAGAATGACTTTCATAATGTCAAGGTCAAATAACAATGTTCACTATCAAGTATAGCATACATCGGAAAACTCTCCATAATACCGACAACTGAAGATCGCTTAAATACTAAGCTGTCTGCAATGACATATAAATCAACGTAAATAATTTCAAAGATCTATTTTTGCTTATAATATTCGACATTTCATGTGGATGACactttatacaaaaataaagttGTCTACAAATGTACTCGGCATAATTTCTTCAGTACAAATACTTTGTCAAGAAATTAGTTATATCAAATATCTCTTTTTACTATAGGCTAAATGTTGTTATAAATATTAAACGTACATACCCGATAAACATCaggaaaaagaagtaaaaagtcagctaaACCAGGAGTCCATTAATTCTCCTTTACAAAATGACGAGCCCAGACAGCATCGGTGAAGTACGCTGTCGGGAGCTAAGCCGACGGTCTCGGGGGAGATATTGGTTCAAATCCCCATAGAAAAAGATGTAACCAAAATTGAACACAGACGACTCTGCTGAAGTATCAGCAACCGGGCTTTTTTTAAGAGTCTCGTATCGTTAATTAAGAACGCACGAAACCGCCCTTACAGGGCGAGATCTAATTGGTCATTTTTCGTAACcaagaaaaacattatttacataTTATTACTAAGTCCGTGTCTCTTAGGGTTCAACACGTATTGGGAATGCTTTCTTTTGAAATTCACCTGCTGTTCCGGAAAATACTGTCTTTAATAATAACAGGTGGAAATTTCTTTGCGtccaactaaaaaaaatccaaattgcttttgattcttttttttacacagtATCACATAAAAGTGTTTTTGATTCTTGTTTTACACAGTATCACATAAAAGTATTTCAGGCTTCTTTGATATCCTAAAAATAAACTCAGAAATTTTTACTACATAAAATCCCCTCCTAGTAAGGAAGTCATGAATATGTCTTACTTACGACAATCCATTTACAATAAACAGAACTACAAAGTATGATGAGtcatacataattatgataattaacaAACTGCAATATAACGCTCTGGAAATCGAACATGTCGTCCAGATCGAGTTTTTCGGATAGGTGCAGTGGGTGTACTCGTGCGCGAACTCTGCACTGCACTCTTTACCACCGAGCTTGGAATTCTGCCTTTAACGATACTTTTCGATTTTGATAGGCTTTCTTCCAGACTTTCTTGATTTTCAATGTATGCTACTTTCAAACGATCTATGCAAATCTGATCGCGTTTGCCATCAATGTCAAGCGTGAAAAAGCGGTCTTTGCGCTTTAGCACCTTATACGGTCCTTTGTATGGCTGTTGTAGCGGTTTGCGAACGGAATCTACCCTAACAAATACATGCGAGCACGAGAAAAGATCTCTAGGGATATGCGTCGATCCTTGCTTCGCTCTAGTAGGGGTAAGTGTACATGACGCCATGTGTCTACGTAACCGGGATATGTAGTCACTCGGATCTACATCAGTTCGCTCAGCCGTAACGAACTGTCCGGGTAATCTCAGAGTTGTCCCGAAAACTAGCTCTGCTGATGAGCATGACAAATCTGCTTTAATGGTAGAACGGATACCCAGGAGTGTCAAAGGTAATTGTTCACTCCATCGAGAAGGATCTTCGTAAGCCTTCAAAGCAGCCTTGAGTTGACGGTGAAATCTCTCTACCATCCCGTTTGCCGCAGGATGATAGGCGGTTGTTCGGATGCGGGTTGTACCTAACAACTTAGTTAGTTCCGCGAAAAGGCGTGATTCGAACTGCCTACCACGATCTGTGGTGACAGAGCTGGGTGTACCAAACATGGCAACCCACCTTTCTACGAAGGTTTTGGCAACCGTTTCCGCGGTAATATCGGTTATCGGGATGGCTTCCGGCCATCTGGTAAAACGGTCTATACACGTAAGTAGGTATGTATAACCATTCGAATGGGGCAACGGACCAACGAGATCCAGATGAACGTGTGCGAAACGCGCATCTGGGGTACTAAAAGTCCCTTGTGGGGCTTTTACATGTCTATTAGTCTTTGACCTCTGACACGGTAGACATTCTCGGGCCCATTTGCACACATCCTTATTAATCCCGGGCCATACGTAACGAGCGGTAATCGCACGCTGTGTTGCTCGGACTCCTGGATGAGAGAGTCCATGGATAGCATTGAAAACTGCCCTCCTATGAATCTTCGGGACGAAAGGACGGGTGAGTCCGTGAGAAGTATCGCATACGATCGAGCCACCAGTGGTGAGCCTTGGTACTTTTTTTAGCACCATACTAGAATTGACCTCTGAATTGAGATACGCTTGCAATTCTGAATCGGTTTCTTGTGCTTCCGCAATATCCGTGAAATCGATCCGAGATTCGGTATGCAAGGCGCTGATATCGGGTCGAGATAGGGTGTCAGCCACCACATtgtcttgacctttgacatatCTGATGTCTGTGGTGAATTGCGATATGAAATCCAACTGCCGAATTTCGCGGGGGCTATGACGATCTGGCTTGGCGTTTAATGCGTATGTTAAAGGTTTATGGTCGGTATAAACACAGAAAGGACGACCTTCTAGCATATACCGAAAATGCTTAATTGCCAAATAAATGGCCAGCAACTCTCGCCCGAATGCGCTATACCTTGTTTCAGCAGGTAGCAATTTCCGCGAGAAGAATGCAATCGGCTCCCATGCATTGTCGTGGAGTTGCTGAATAACTCCACCAATAGCACGGTCTGATGCGTCGACCATCAAACTCAGAGGATAATCTGAATTTGGATAGGCCAATAACGTAATCTGCGCTAGCTTCTCTTTGACTTCAACGAAAGCGGCCGTACAAGCAGGCGACCAATCTAGCGGTTTCTTAGATCGCTTCTTACGATTGCGCAGGAGGTCCGTGAGAGGCATGAGGATATGCGCGCAGTTAGGTATAAATCTACGGTAAAAGTTCACTAACCCGATAAATCCTCGCAACTGCTTCAATGTCGTGGGGACAGTGCAGTTCCGAATCGCATCCACTTTGTCCGGGAGTGGACTGACTCCATCGCGGTTGATACGGTGACCTAGAAATTCTAGCTCCGATCGGCCAAAAACGCACTTGTTTGGGTTGACGACAACACCAAACTCCCTAAGTCTTTCAAAGAGCAGACGTAGGTGGCGTTCATGCTCTAGCTCACTATCGCTAGCTACAAGTAAGTCATCTATATAAGCATATACGAACGGTAATCCACGAATGACCTGATCTATGAACCTCTGAAAAGATTGTGCAGCATTACGCAGACCGAACGGCATTCGTTCGAATTCATAAAGGCCAAAAGGTGTACATATAGCCGTCTTGCAAATATCGTCTGGCGCGACGGGTATCTGGTGATACGCACGAACTAAATCTATCTTGGAAAATATGCGCTTTCCATTCAAATTCGCGGTGAAGTCCTGAATATGGGGTACAGGGTAGCGGTCGGGTACGGTAGCCTTGTTAAGTGCCCTGTAATCACCGCAAGGTCTCCAATCACCGGCAGTCTTTTTCGGCACCATGTGTAACGGCGATGCCCATTGGCTACTAGACGGCCTAATTATGCCTAAATCAAGCATATGCTGGAATTCATTACGAGCTATGTCTAACTTGTCTCCGGTGAGTCTACGCGGCCTAGCCGTAACGGGTTGTCCTCGCGTTACAATGTGGTGTACCACATTATGCTTAACGTCCTGCGAACGGTATACGGGTATCGTGATATCAGCGTATTCATCACGCAACATCTTCGTGTAAGCATCAATAGCTTCAGGCGTGTCAAATACGGGACTAAGTGACACAGTGTCCGTATGTCTACCTGACACTTGCATGTTCGTTAGGGGATCAATAAGCCTCGGCTTTGCCATGTcaataagaaattgaaaatggtgcaGAAAGTCCGCACCTAAAATAGGCATGGTTACGTCAGCTATGATAAATATCCAACGGCAGCTGCGACGTACGCCTAAATCTAGCGTAAGCGACTGTTGTCCGTAAGTTGTGATGCGCGAACCATTAGCTGCGCGTAGTTTCAAGGTAGAAGGTTTAACCCTCTGTTGCTTTGTCGGGAGGATTACCGACACAGCCGCGCCTGTGTCAACCAGAAATTTCTTTCGCGAATTAATATCATTAATGTAAAATAGGCGACTATCCGGTTGACCAGTGGGGTTTGTCGCCCCAACCCTCTGGTCTATGCGTTTCCCTGACTATTCCAATTGCAGGGTGCCTTGCAGCGATGCGCGTTCTCAGCATATTGAGAATGATACCAACAATATCCTCTATCTTCGGGCGATTCACTGACGGGCGTGGAATCACGTTTATCACGAGTCTTGCTTCTACTACGATTTCGACTACGACTACGGTCGTGTTTCAATTGCCCTACGGCTGTGGCTAACTCGCGAACGAGCTTTGTCAAATCCGCAATTTGCCTTACAAGGTTTGAATTCGCACCCTGTATATCTCCGGATTGGGCTGGCTTAACCGTGATAGCATGTGACCCTGCATCAATCACCGGCGCCACGGTGTTCACGACAGGCACGTGCGCTTCGAGAATTCTATCTGCCAATACGGCCAGATCCGATAGCGCTAGCGACTCACTCGTGGAGGCTAAGATCAGTCTAACATTAGGCGGCAAGCGTTGTAAGAATAACTGCCTAAGTATACCGCTTTCTAATTTCTGATCTCCGACGAGTTGTTCCATGCGCCGCAATAATTGAGAAGGTTTTCGGTCTCCGAGTTCTTCTTCTGTGAGTAACATTTGTACTCTTCTCTGTTCCGATTCCGTCGTTCGCGATATGATCTTTTTCTTTAGCGTCGTATATGGCTCACTAACAGGGGGGTTTATCAGGACGTCGCGAATGTCCTGTGCTACCTCGGGTGGTAGTGTCGCGATAACGTAAGAGTATTTTGTACTCTCAACTACGATATTGCGCGTGGCAAATTGGGCTTCCGCTTGCGCGAACCATACCTCCGGATCGTTTCGCCAGAATGGCGGCAGCTTTAAAGCAACTGCTCCAAGTATGCTCTCAGAGTCAGCAGTAGACTTCGCGTCGGCATCTTCTTGTGACATTGTGAAAGAGCGCGAGCGTACAACCACTGCACTTACCTATTACACTGTTCCTATATTAATAAGAATATGACAGTCTTATTCTAATTCCTTCAACTCCGATGTGCGTTATCTATCCTGAAAGatcacgtctttaaatatactatgtatattatataaaatcTGTTTCGCCGCTATAAGGGTTAAGGGTTACTATTTTGTAGCTCCCTTTCAGATCACGTCGGGATCAGCATTTTGTTGGGACGGATCTGAGTATTTTGGTGAATTTGGTGGAGAAAatattatgtttctttttaaaaacaaagacaaatcAAACACACCAATCAATGGGACTAGGAAAAAACAGGGGGAAAACTAAACAAGCAACAACAAGCACGGCGACTCAAACACCCCAACTTTTTAGCTAAACGTGatcattcaagaaaaataagcaCTTGACAAAATAATTAGTTCGATGACTTCGatttataattaaaatgattCGAATGTTTTCTTTGACAAATTTACAGAGTGTTTACAACTCAAAGAAATGCCTGTATGATATATCAAATATCTGAAGACAGTAAATAAAGTTATGTCGTATATTCAAAGGAATTATAACAGAGcaattaattatttaataaaataGGATATAAACTCCAAAATAGGCCAAAGCGTTGAAAAGTTGACAGTTCCATCTACTTGGCGAATTGAGTTCGACCTGAACTTGGAATGGTGGAATACGTAGCTAGGCCTGTCGTATACAACGGAGAGTGGAAAAGCAGTCTAGATGGATCCTCGATCGATGTCATGTAGGACAAAAACTCGTCTATGGTGAGGGTCTCAGTGGAACCTgacaattatcaaaataaaacaaacagtgTCCTAATACACTTATCGTCGTCGAACACAGATAAACGACCTCAAAACGTGTAAAGATATAATTTATCATCTCATAATAATGACAGTGAGAATTGTCTATTTAGCAGCAAttctaaacaaaatataaaagtacATCATGTAAAACCAGGCTATATGCCTTTAAGAAATTCGACGAGAATGACTTTCATAATGTCAAGGTCAAATAACAATGTTCACTATCAAGTATAGCATACATCGGAAAACTCTCCATAATACCGACAACTGAAGATCGCTTAAATACTAAGCTGTCTGCAATGACATATAAATCAACGTAAATAATTTCAAAGATCTATTTTTGCTTATAATATTCGACATTTCATGTGGATGACactttatacaaaaataaagttGTCTACAAATGTACTCGGCATAATTTCTTCAGTACAAATACTTTGTCAAGAAATTAGTTATATCAAATATCTCTTTTTACTATAGGCTAAATGTTGTTATAAATATTAAACGTACATACCCGATAAACATCaggaaaaagaagtaaaaagtcagctaaACCAGGAGTCCATTAATTCTCCTTTACAAAATGACGAGCCCAGACAGCATCGGTGAAGTACGCTGTCGGGAGCTAAGCCGACGGTCTCGGGGGAGATATTGGTTCAAATCCCCATAGAAAAAGATGTAACCAAAATTGAACACAGACGACTCTGCTGAAGTATCAGCAACCGGGCTTTTTTTAAGAGTCTCGTATCGTTAATTAAGAACGCACGAAACCGCCCTTACAGGGCGAGATCTAATTGGTCATTTTTCGTAACcaagaaaaacattatttacataTTATTACTAAGTCCGTGTCTCTTAGGGTTCAACACGTATTGGGAATGCTTTCTTTTGAAATTCACCTGCTGTTCCGGAAAATACTGTCTTTAATAATAACAGGTGGAAATTTCTTTGCGTCCagctaaaaaaaatccaaattgcttttgattctttttttacaCAGTATCACATAAAAGTGTTTTTGATTCTTGTTTTACACAGTATCACATAAAAGTATTTCAGGCTTCTTTGATATCCTAAAAATAAACTCAGAAATTTTTACTACAACACTGTAAATCATAACATACTTTTGAAGAAATTAGAAGTGATGGGTTTAGACTCTCCACTGTGACATGGTTTAGATCATATTTATCTAACCGTCATCAGGTAGTTACCATGCAGACGGTTATTTCTGATTCACTGCCTATTAAATGCGGAGTCCCTCAAGGAAGCATTTTAGGCCCCATTCTTTTTATGTCATACATCAATGATATGTCTACTTGTATTAACGAATCTAAATTAATTGtatatgctgatgatagtgTCTTGCTTTATTCGGATACAAATCCcaagataattgataaaaaacttaGTGCAGATTTGGCAAATTGCATTGAATGGATGTCTGACAACAAGCTTAGTTTACACGTTGGGAAAACAgaaagcattttattttgttcgaaACGACAGCTTAGATATACACACGATTTCaaggtttcatataataatcaggtaattgaaagaaaagattCAGTGAAATATTTGGGAATTAATTTGACAAGTAACCTATCATGGACGGGTTTGGTAGACTCCATCGTCAAAAAGGCAAATTCGCGCTTAAAATTTTTGTATAGATATCAAACCTGTTTGAATATAAAGTCTAGACGTATTTTATGCTTTGCTTTAATACAATGTCTATTCGACTATGCTAATGCGGCTTGGTACGGTAGTCTGGGTGTTACGGATAAGAAAAAgctaagaataattcaaaataaaattgtgagatACATAAATGTTTTAGGACCAAGAGCACATGTCGGATGTAATGAACTTGAAAAGGCAGGATTACTTCATGTAGATCACAGATCACAACAATTAGTACtacaccacgtgcataaaatattctattcggatacattagatcattatatagcaaataatttcacccgtgtatcaaatatccataggtacggtactcgaaatagtaattttaattttgtgttaccaaaacgtgaaggacatatagggaacactttttattttaatggcatccaaTCTTGGAATGCTCTTCCTAATAAAGTAAaagcagttaaaatattttctcaatttaagagtgcattaaaGAAGCACCTAAAACTGGAAGCTACTCGAGAGCAATATtaacattaaaatcaaacattttgtacagttggtttctagtattgtagataatgtatacattagggtatgttaaaatataatcttgtttcacATATTAGGAGGATTGttgtttgcttcagatgtttgcatattatttgactgatggatatgtatgtatgtatgtatttttttttaccatattccagtacttgttgtagtttatactttttgttacaatatgttaatgttttatactaactataggaccccattggaaataagcctttcggctttcatgggctatcctgtcaaggtattcttcaatttcattgtaatctcttgtgatattcttgacgaataaaatcaatcaatcaatcaataaaccaGAATGAAATTGGATGATGATGAGGCTAATTCTAATTAAAGAGGGGATGAAATGGGTTACGAAATGAAACAGAATTGAAAGTTTGAACGTTTTGATTTACTTTCCATGGTGATCCTCTATTATGGCTCATAGGGAATTTACAAACGTTTGAATTACCTatccatttaatttttcatgtattttttcacCTGTaatcatctatttattttcatatttttattccatGTTTATTAGAAATAACGATAAATtcagtcagtggcgtacctgacACAGTTCGTACACTTACAAACAGAAAAAGGCCATCACGATTATGTCAgtggacacccccccccctccccctcctcctcagCTACGCTGGTACTATTGACATGATAGAAGTCCGCTGTCGTGTCGGCTCATGAGTGATTATTATAATATCCATGCttcatgttttttgtgaatttagTTAGTACGCCCTCTATGGGGTTCATCCCGATAATTTGCCAAAGTGATTTCCAACCACACTATTTTCACTCGTACTCAAactgatgtttttttttgtcagttcagtgattgcatttttaaaatatgtatttgtagTTTCGCCTCAAGCGAACATGTTTATCTTTTCACAATCGgtatataaggaacattataaTGGCAACTTCACAACCCCTCtttcccccctctccccctcgtTTCATCTCTGCATGTCTCtacatttctctttctttccctctctttctctttcaaatGGCTTCCtacaatcatacaatattatgaatcacaattaaaatgaaataaaaaaacagaaaaagaacATTTTCTAGTTCGACAATTCCCTTCCCTCTTTTCTATGTCGCTTCCACCCAACCTTTATTTCTCATCGTCATTCAAATCACTTGCAGTATTTAACTCATGAAATCACAAGACTGTGTCAtgaatttattgaataaatCAAAAGCTTCTAAGCATGAATAGAATAAACACCATGAAATATGTGATCTAATTTTACCTATACAAATATTAATCACGTCACAGACTATCCTAATCAGGTTTTACTAAAAGAAGACAAAATAGGTTTTTACCTAGCTTTTCCAAAATGTATAGATGTTTGGGGTTTCTGCTACTGTTTACGAAATTCATGAAAGCAAAAAACATGAGCAATGGATTTTGCTATCTTTTTAGCACATAATCAAGTGGCACAGCGTTTAAGACTTTTATCACTAGTCAGTATCCGGCCGGGGGCAGGCATAGGGGAACGCGCCCGATCTTGTCTTAAAAAATTCATGCAAATATTTCCATGCGTTGGCCTTTGTTTCCCTTTTGAAATCTAGTTTTCGGAGTATTGATtaagaacattattttttttttttttttttcggggggggggggttgtcaaacAACAATCTCTCacctatttttattcaatttaatttaatttcctttattttatatcattaatttatttctttatattttttaattcggttttttattctattatttgtattttttttcttggtggggTGAGGGGAGGGGTGGGAAAAATTTTAAAGATTGTTGAATGAAATAGTAATGTTCAAATATAAAATCAACAATGAAAGAATGTGCTCTTCCTCGTTTTATGTAATAATAAAGATCCATTTCAGTAAACCGAGATGAAAATGAGGCCTTTCGTGATCAACGCTGCGTAGATCAGATGTTATAATAACTTTAAGCGCCCTTGAATTAACCAATCAAAGCAACCAATACCAAATCCGAATAAGAGATCGACGTCACTACACTCATGGACATGCGCAGAAGAGTAGTGCCATCCTCCCAATGGATAATTCACGAACTAAAACTAAACGATTGAGTTTTAGCGCTGCTGTCAAAATGGTCAACTGTTGAATGCCGCCTTCTctacaaccatttggtccactatcctgtttatctattttctgcttttattcttAAACATTTGGTTAATGTCAATTGTAAATTGAAATGATGATGTGAATTAACTATAGATTCCACCAAATCATCGAAAGAAATCAATCCTCATCATGATAATATGTAATCCTAGTTTATCTACAaacagggtcccgtcttacaaagagttttgGTCTGATCCGACCAACtacaactatggaaagtcaGCAATATTAACACCTAAAACTCATgccttttcaaaatatttatttaatatttctgaAATGTCGTTGTGTTGACGATCCAGTTGCTCCTATTTGTTTACAAACTCAAGGGACATTTGTCCTGTATGTAAATAATGACATTAATGGACTTCAATAGGTGATCAAGCACAACTCTTTCTAAGTCCAGACTCAGAATATCAATAACCATTCTTGGCTAAGTTAACATTTACCTCAATTACCACCTTTTGTCTAATTTCGCGGTATTTTATTTCCATATCGTCTTATATCCACTTGGTCCACACCATTCAGggtatatgaataaataaaaaaatatgaatcacAATATTAATTTGGCAAACTACAACAAATGATAGATTAAATGAAAACTGCAACCTATCTGGACATATGACTAAATTAGATTTAAGACCAAGTGACTATTGGACCAAACACCCACTAGACCAAATTTAAGGTAAGCCAAGTGGGTTACATTTAATTAGGACCGTCAActaccatgggcggaaatcccaggggggacaggggggacgtgtcccccctaccaaaaatagtaggggggacacaatatcaaatgtcccccctactatttttggtattttatgatggagaaaaatacatcattcacattcgaaataatacatgtattttggactaaatgaccttatatttcgggtgaaaactttttttcttctttttttgcttgtcaaattttccagagtgaaaaaataagatgaggggaagacttggaaaataaaaagaatctttcgtgtcactatataaaatttcgctcgctcttcgcgctcgcattgcctgttaggtgattgttcaatatggagcttaaatatcaagtttggaagtcaatatacattacatatttcacctcggaaatcgaactttcattattttgtgtgatttacaaactgatttttttaaagtgctctgtaaaaatgagAGCTTTATGatctgaatattgacattttctgctcgcgctgagtgctcgcaaatttcgatttattaagtacctattatttttgtgtgtttagTTTGacaaatatcccttttcaagtctgattgtcaaagCGGAAAAGATAACGCTactcgctcgcattttgattggcgcgttatgtatttctcaatattgattttcatgacagtttatcaaagactttggctcgcgatttgcgctcgcattaatggttgaaaaatattttaactgatgtattttattcataattgcaaaagtgcttgaaatgtccagttttcaggccataatatcatcagatttctcgccctcattaggcattaataaataatatattaatttaatcattaaattgtcccttttgtttcatctcgcgcttagcaaggggaataggaagatagtaatcattttcatatgacatgtcctaaggatgtcccggtcctatgtcaaaactcaaataataatgaaaaatatcaactctttattaagtgcgatccatatccacctcacaattttcctacaaagtgcttgaaatataaagctgaaattgactcttttttcagatcggatatcaaaaagtttaagctcgcgctt includes these proteins:
- the LOC129280064 gene encoding uncharacterized protein LOC129280064, yielding MSQEDADAKSTADSESILGAVALKLPPFWRNDPEVWFAQAEAQFATRNIVVESTKYSYVIATLPPEVAQDIRDVLINPPVSEPYTTLKKKIISRTTESEQRRVQMLLTEEELGDRKPSQLLRRMEQLVGDQKLESGILRQLFLQRLPPNVRLILASTSESLALSDLAVLADRILEAHVPVVNTVAPVIDAGSHAITVKPAQSGDIQGANSNLVRQIADLTKLVRELATAVGQLKHDRSRSRNRSRSKTRDKRDSTPVSESPEDRGYCWYHSQYAENAHRCKAPCNWNSQGNA